The Eleutherodactylus coqui strain aEleCoq1 chromosome 10, aEleCoq1.hap1, whole genome shotgun sequence genome contains the following window.
TTATGGGTCACAAAATCATTCAAGCTGAAGTGAACGGGGCTCATTCAGGCTAAACGTGGGCGAATGGGCGAATGGCGAAAGATCGATCGCTTATCACTCAGCCatcttatgcaggcataaaaatcaccatcggcttcattcacttatcattcggtttaatcggcctcattcagtccttctgtcacttatacagccaatgtgaacaactgaatgatctTTCATTGAACGAGCCAGcaatgtatctgtctgtataaacaggctgcatgagcgcaGATGAGCTAGCGATGATGTCACCGGCCCGGTCTAACGATAAACCGGCCTatttaaaaggacctttagtttCCTTCTTTCTGTCCGTTCGGAAGAAAACATCCAGCTAAACGCGAACCTTCTTCCTGCCTCCAGGGAAGCTGATAAAGTGGATATGAAGGGGAGAATTGTGTCCCATCCGTGGTGGTGCCAGCTGACCTGGAAGACTCCCTTTAAGAATCCTGCATCTGCCCCTGCGGTATTAGCCTCTATTGATCCTGCGTTGTAGAGatgcccagagctgcattcacaattctgctggttcaCTCGGAAACAAATCAAAAACCTTATTGAAAGATACATTGTTATCAGTCAGCTGAGCTCCTGTAATACATTgcattagggctcctgcccacgagcgtagcaatatcccgcggcagatcgccgccgcaggagccgccgtcggggagcaggggagagctatctgacagataggctcaccgcggagaatcacggctaatcacaacatgctgcgatttaagtcctgcgagtggagaatcgctatgatcctCCGCTCCTGGACAGCAGGGCTGCGCTTTACATAGctgtctatggaaagcgttcagtGCATTTCCCGCGGCCGGATAATCGcctatggacaggaggccttatagtCCAAAGCTGCACTTACAGGTTTATGCGCTTTAGAAGCCACAAGGAGCTTGGActggtgatttgcattctgggaagtgtCTGCTTCGCATTAAGCACTTTCAACTAATATATCTAGAAAATAAAGTGACCCttcgggcctggagaaacaaagatggccgaacagcTTCTCCGTCTACCTGACGCACACAATGCATAGTGCGCATTGttaatctaagacactacatgctgatatgACCGGTCAGCAccgctcatgtggacagcactggttaatgAAAGCAGGCGTAGTGCCttatactaatgtacagtgtgcgtCAGatggtcagagaagctggtgcggccatctttgtttctccaggcccggagggtcgctttaaatatCCTGCTTTGATTAACAtaatatatataagaatatataaACTCAGTGTTCATCCAGGTAGAGCTCCTATTTCTCCTTGGACAATCTATGACAATCGGCCAAGACACTTTTTTCTTCAATGcatcaaaatagaaaaaaaatgaaggaaCTTTGCAAAGACTTTTCATTAAAATACTCCtccgttttgtgtctacagctcctgtgTAGACCCATATATCTCCATGATAACATACTGCAAACAAACCCTGCTTAAGCTTTTCCTGCAGTCATTCTCCCTTCTATCTGTATCTAACGTAATTCTAACATACATTTGGTAGATTAGGAAGAAGTAGGAGACAGATAGCAAGAAGTATAACTACAGGATCAGaccacacagggtttgtttgttgtctgttaccatggaaacacatttATGGTACGTAAATTCTAATATAAAGAATTAGTTGCTTTTATAGTTGGCCCAGAATTGACTAGTATCTCGCCTTTCATTGGGCCCATGATGGTTTCATAGTTGTCTGGTTTTGACCAGATCGTGTCATCATTCATTGTCCTAGTGGGAAATATGGAAGACCTACATTGTCATGAACACTCTATGGACATGTGGACTTATATGATTATATTTGAGATTTATCTTCTTGGGCAGATGTAAAATAGAGGTCATAGTTGACCAAGTAGCCATCATTGTACATGTACAGCTTACGGTCGTTGGGATTGTAAGACAGACTCTGCACGTTCTCCTTTGGTTTTTCCAGGGGAACTCTCGGCCACCCTTCCTTATTAGTCTTTGTATCATACATGTAAAATATCTCTTCTTTTTTTGTACTGAGGGCCCTAGTGACATACAAGACACCACATGCCATGAATGCGTTGGTGGCTGCAGGCTTGTATTGGGTAGTGTTCCAGGTCTGCTTTACGGCAAGAGTTACGGGATCTATTTTACTGATGACAATGTTGCCAGCATTTCCTTCAGTAGAATGAATTGCCCAAAGGCCTTCTTCATCACTGGCCATGTCAATGTCTTGGTAGGGTGAAGACGAATAGCTGAAGCGGTTGTTGTAAGCAGCATTAGGGAGATTAACACTTAGTTCCATTGTATTGAGCTGTGGATTGTATTTGCATAATTTTCCATTGTTGTAGCAATTATAGTACATTGTTTTATTAAACATGATCATTCCCCCTCCTTGTCCGTAGTTTGGACTACTGATGCCTCGGTCAATGTTGTGTTGATACACGAGAAGATCATTGTATTTAGGGTAGACACGTAAGTAATTCATAGTCCTTGCATTTGTATACAGAGGAGCCACCCACTGTATGTTCTGGTCAGCTCCAGCCAATGAATCTGATCCCCATCCTCCAGATTTGTAGCCGAATCCGTTATAGTTCAATTGTACTACAAATGGTTTGCTGATGTTCGTAATGAATCCATGTTGGCAGGTACCTGCACAATAAAACAATCAATGCATAAAGTTGGCCTCACATAACAAGTAAGCAACACCTAAGAAACAAGTGTAGTGGGCcaatacatcatcctggtcccctccataaatgtcatgtttgtcctatgttgatgcactgtgcaaagctgtgttggtatttccagtatgtgtgttgcacagctgcagtgctacaggggttaaaggggttgtcctgcgaaagcaagtgggggtatacacttctgtatggccatattaatgcactttgtaatatacatcatgcattaaaggggttgtcccgcgccaaaacgtttttttttttttccaacagccccccccgttcggcgcgagacaaacccgatgcaggggttaaaaaagaacaccggacagtgcttacctgaatccccgcgctccggtgacttcttacttacctgctgaagatggccgccgggatcttctccctcggtggaccgcagggcttctgtgcggtccattgccgattccagcctcctgattggctggaatcggcacgtgatggggcggagctaccaggagccgatctccggcacgagcggccccattcagaaaacaagaagacccggactgcgcaagcgcgtctaatccggcgattagacgctgaaaattagacggctccatggaaacgaggacgctagcaacggaacaggtaagtgaaaaacttctgataacttctgtatggctcataattaatgcacaatgtacattacaaagtgcattaatatggccatacagaagtgtataccccacttgctttcgcgggacaacccctttaattatgagccatacagaagttattcacttacctgctccgttgctagcgtccctgtctccatggtgccgtctaatttcgggagATTAgatgtgcttgcgcagtccggtcctttcccttctgaatggggccgctcgtgccggagagctgctcctcgtagctccgccccgtcatgtgtgctgattccagccaatcaggaggctggaatcggcaatggaacgcacagagcccacggtgcaccatgggagaagacttgcggtccaccgtgggtgaagatcctggcggccatcttcgcaaggtaagtaagaagtcactggagcgcggggattcgggtaagtactatccgttttttttttttaaacccctgcatcgggtttgtctcacgccgaacgggggggctattgaaaaaaaaaaaaaacagtttcggcgcaggacaacccctttaaatgtttattAAAAtccaagcctgcatgtaaatgtatcaagtctgtcatgtcatgtggtatgagagtagggtataaataggagtgattgagagcaggaaagcggtTCCATCTTTTGGAGTTGAGAGagtctaacacagagccacatgaaggCAGCTTCAGCCTCCCTGTGGtaaagatggaggaggaggagagatttcttgcgctgcttgtgttctggatgtaagtggagtgagcccccaaaagTGAAACAGCATTTGTgagtaactacttcttctcaaggccagtgcagaggtactaactaATATTCTAATTTTCCTACACGGCCGTCTGGAGTCAGGATcactgtgtagaggtacaccctttaattgtcacatcCACATGTCTTCAAGTCGggatggaggtactgcaagataagagtctttgttcacacatgtgcgtctttgaGTTTATGagagctgtgtggaggtactacattctgaagtcatttgcctgcactgtaaagtcctTAATTTTACTGCCTTGTGTTGTCTGTTTgcaagttttcaagtaaagtttatgccgggcTCTAATCATTCCTAGAGACCCATGGTACTAAAATATGGCTGTGGCTACATTTATTCTCCACCACGGGTCATTCCAGTGAGTagaggaatggtggtgtcacccgtgacaaatacAACCCTTGTTATCCTGTGTGTTGGGcatctccctatcctaggggtgtccctgtggcctgcagtgatactctggccttggctgcgtgttatTCCTCTGGGAAGGAGCCAGTAAGTGCCGCcttgacaagccaacacttaaccctccccgCTCTTCACATATGTTAGATGTCCATGGTCTCCCTATGAGTCACTGCACAAGGAACTATAGAGTTCTCTGGAATAAGAACTCTTGCAGGAATCTCTTGAACATCTTGGACTCTGAAACAACATTAACATTGGCACCAACCGTTCAGCCAGCCATGAAATTATGTTACGCCAAATTAATCAATGAGTCGCAGTGTTCTGCTGAGACAAAGATGGAGACACCTTCCGCCCTAAGTAATGTGCCTAAGGTTTTGGTCTCTGTCCAGCTGAAGGTGCTTCTCATTTGTGCTTACTTTACTGACCATTCTCCTtactgctgcctgccctgattcCTGCCCTGCTTGTAGTGCCCTGCCCTGACTCCTGCCCTGCTTGGAGTGCCCTGCCATGACTCCTGCCCTGCTTGGAGTGCCCTGCCATGACTCCTGCCCTGCTTGGAGTGCCCTGCCATGACTCCTGCCCTGCTTGGAGTGCCCTGCCCTGATTCCTGCCCTGCTTGTAGTGCCCTGCCCTGACTCCTGCCCTGCTTGGATTGCCCTGCCCTGACTCCTGCCCTGCTTGGAGTGCCCTGCCCTGACTCCTGCCCTGCTTGGAGTGCCCTGCCCTGACTCCTGCCCTGCTTGGAGTGCCCTGCCATGACTCCTGCCCTGCTTGGAGTGCCCTGCCATGACTCCTGCCCTGCTTGGAGTGCCCTGCCATGACTCCTGCCCTGCTTGGAGTGCCCTGCCCTGATTCCTGCCCTGCTTGTAGTGCCCTGCCCTGACTCCTGCCCTGCTTGGAGTGCCCTGCCCTGACTCCTGCCCTGCTTGGAGTGCCCTGCCCTGACTCCTGCCCTGCTTGGAGTGCCCTGCCCTGACTCCTGCCCTGCTTGGAGTGCCCTGCCCTGACTCCTGCCCTGCTTGGAGTGCCCTGCCCTGACTCCTGCCCTGCTTGGAGTGCCCTGCCCTGACTCCTGCCCTGCTTGGAGTGCCCTGCCCTGACTCCTGCCCTGCTTGGAGTGCCCTGCCCTGACTCCTGCCCTGCTTGGAGTGCCCTGCCCTTACTCCTGCCCTGCTTGGAGTGCCCTGCCCTGACTCCTGCCCTGAC
Protein-coding sequences here:
- the LOC136581025 gene encoding olfactomedin-4-like, whose product is MITFFILLLGIGHNHAASLVHNSTGSLDELGVCHCSVVLPDSTFPADRFEMLQISNYNLTFSVETQISKIQHYESTLIIYMERLVNLTKRVEVMEMGGISYTELDFELVKLEIRQIEALILQMKTSMNGTNVLVEALYVEIHNLSITVSQLEVYDKNNVLVIRREIAALKKRLENCEKNQTNPKPDPPADSGTCQHGFITNISKPFVVQLNYNGFGYKSGGWGSDSLAGADQNIQWVAPLYTNARTMNYLRVYPKYNDLLVYQHNIDRGISSPNYGQGGGMIMFNKTMYYNCYNNGKLCKYNPQLNTMELSVNLPNAAYNNRFSYSSSPYQDIDMASDEEGLWAIHSTEGNAGNIVISKIDPVTLAVKQTWNTTQYKPAATNAFMACGVLYVTRALSTKKEEIFYMYDTKTNKEGWPRVPLEKPKENVQSLSYNPNDRKLYMYNDGYLVNYDLYFTSAQEDKSQI